ATTTTGAGTTCCATCTTGATTGTGACTTGCTGTACCTGGGGTGGGGTTTATGGCAGGATTGTGTCGCAGCCTctcctacctcttttttttttaaatttttttatttattcatgataggcacacagtgagagagagagaggcagagacacaggcagagggagaagcaggctccatgcactgggagcctgacgtgggattcgatcccggatctccaggatcgcgccctgggccaaaggcaggcgccaaaccgctgcgccacccagggatccctctcctacCTGTTTTATGTGAGTTGTTTCCTCATTCATCCAGTGTGTCAGAGTTGCTTAGTTTGGGGGGTTTGGTTTTTCCCAAGGAAATTATTCCAAATGTAGATGTTCATTCAGCGTGTCTGTGAGAGAAAGTAAGTTCAGGATGCTTCTGTGTCACCATCTTGAACAGGAATATTTCATTCTGCTTGAGGTTTAATTTGTTGTTCTTTATAGTTTCTCTGGTAGTTGCTTAAATTATTGAccgtagattttttttcccttttgtttattCAGTGGTATAAATTTCCTTCTAGGCTCCTACAATTGCTATACTAGACAACTTTAGATAAATTCTATTTTCATATCGTTCAAAATAATAAGACATTTTGATCTCAATATttagaagttttttaaaacttaaaaaaatgttatttattcatgagacacacagaggagaaacagacagacagacaggcagaggaagaagcaagctccatcagggagcccaatgtgagacttgatcccgggactccaggatcacgccctgggctgaaggcagtgctaaaccgaaGGCagtgagccccctgggctgccctagaagttTTTAATCTCCATGTCTTTGGTGATTTTCCAACTACTTTCCTGATACTGATTTCCAGATTAATGCTGCTGTCTTCTGAGAACATAGTTTTGTAGGATTTCTGTTGCTTCAAAGTTAAGGTGTTTTATATCCCAAGAGGTAGTTTGTCTTGGTGAATGTTACCTGTGaactggagaagaatgtgtatttgcTGCTAATGACATAGTCCATGGATTTCAATTAAAGTTGTTCATTGGTGCTATTCAGTGTAATTGTATCCTTCCTGATCTTCTGGCTGCTGGAACTCTTATGTTACTGATATGGGGGTGTTGATGCATCCAACTTTATGAGTTTTTGCCTAAGATATCTTGCTACTCTTGTTATTTAATGCACATACACAGAAAGAATTGTATATTTTCTTGGAGatttgacccctttatcattacgTGATTCcttctttatctgaaatttcCTTGCTTTGAAATAGGCTGTGTCCGACCTTAATATGCTctgccagctttcttttgattattgttggcatggtatatctttctccatccttcgatgtttgtgtctttatattttcttcttttttaatatgctaTTATAGTGTCTTTCAGTGTTAAGGTTTGGATCATTGATGTTTAAGGTGGTTATTGATAATGTTGATTAGCATCTTTCATTTTACTCTTTCTCTGTTGTCcttgtttctgtgtctttcacCATTTTTCTGCAGCCTTTGgctttaattgaacattttaggTCTTCTTACCATATCGATTATAGttatttgagtttgttttcttgAGTTTACTTAATGTCACAGTATTCCTCACTTCTCCGTGTCCTTTGTAACATTGTCATTCGTTTATCCAAAAGTTATCACTGAATACAAAAGTGATACTTGTCAGATTTGTTGGtaaaagaaaaggtattttaCCTACAGTAATTTTTCCTAAtgctttacctttcttttttaccTCCTGATGAATTTCTTTTCAGGTTTCTTGCACAATAGATGTACTCATGTCAAATGCCTCAATTTTTGTCTCAAAGTCtgtatttctccctcatttttgaagaataattttaacAGAATTGCAGGATGGtggtttttttttactttcagcaCTTTCACTCGTTTCTTCTTGCTGAAATGGTTTCAGAAAGAAGTCCAtttaattcttactttgtttccatGTAACTTAggtttgtttttccccttttggcTTCTCTAGCTATATTCTCtttgtcattgatttttctccagcTTGAATAGGATGTGCTTGAATATGCATTTttggtttgggttgtttttttttttttttctttcatgttttgtgttcttttagcTTCCCGGATCTGCAGTTTGCTATTTTGAATGGTAGGAAGATGGAGTCATTATTGCTTCACttactttttctgttcttttctgcctttcttttccaTCAGTTATTCCCATTGTCATTATCCCAAAGTTCTTggatattgtgtttttttttctgtttgcttagcCCCAGTGAAACAGATTCTTCTGAAGACAGGCCTTGTTAAGAATAGAATATTCTGGGCATATTTCAGTTTAGCTTCTTTTCTGTCTCCAATTTGAAGACCGTGGTTTGCCCTCTTTCCTCAGTTCTCTGAtggatctaagaagagttgttcattttaagtttatttttttattttttgttttttgctttttccttgcAAGGGAGTGACTGCTTCAAATGTTTAACTGCTTATAGCTTTGAAgctcatccctcctccctccttctgtggTCCAGTTCTATCCAAGGCAGTAAAAAAGCCTAGTGCTTACTACTTTGGCGGTGGCAAGAGATTCCATTCACACAAGCTCCTGTCCTTGTGTATGAACCTCTAGTCCACCCACAGCCTCAGTTAAAAAGTCCACGTGTTTTCCCCTGTTCTCTCAAGCCATTTCATGCCTGCTTGAgaggcctgccttcctccctagAGAcctcaattagaaaataaactctATTATACCCTGTTGGCAGTATGTGGTGTCATCAACTTAGGGATTCCTATATTTGGGTGTAGCTGTTGTGCTTCTCTGCACCACATCAGAGCtcataaaggagagaaaatgagagggctCCCTCTAGAGTGGCTGGTCAGGAAACTTCCTCCTGAAATTGGAGAATGAAGATTTTATGTTCATTTGGAGGAAAGCACTGCTGAATCCTTTACAGATTTAATAATCACAAACAGATTCATTATCAGACCATTGTAGATACCAGTGAACTCCCTCACAACCTGCAGTTCTTAATGTTTTCATCAAGGTTAGAATGGCCAGGGTACGCTGTTAGAGTTTGATCAAAAAGCTCTTCTAACACCtttgcatctctgtgtgtgtgctaAAAAGTGAGAAGCAACCCTGAGGCTCATCATGAGTATAGAGTTTTTGTGGAGATTTAAATTGTGCCTTTTTAGCAGCATGTCCTATCATGCTAAATTGTCTGAGCCCTAGCTTCTGAATAACTTCCTCGCTCCATGaaatgggacagagagagagagaatggaaaaacTGATAAATATCACACAAGTTAAAAGTACTACTTCTTCAtgagaatattttcctttatctagTTACATCAGGCTACCTCTAATGGCCTGGAGCACTTCAGGCTGGTATAGCAAGCTGATCCTTATTACAAGTTGCATTTCCACAGGCCTCCTGGACTCTCATGTTTGGTGATGGGACTAGAAGAAAAAGCTTCCAGTTCTTCACtgtgttttattcattaaaaCCTCATGCAGATTTGACCCCGTACATCATGGAGTGCTGAGTTAAATGGTAGGTAAGAAGGAAGGAGATGAGAGCATTTTTCTCAAAAGGAATTGGTGtgcttaaaataatacttttcatttgtatagcatttctctcatttttccaaGGTGCTCTAGGCCCTGTTATTAGAGAACAGTAACGTTTAAAGTGATCccataaagatgaataaataatttgCATGTGTTCATGATGCTGTTAAATTTATGAGGAAGTATGAACAGAGTAAGTTTCTCATGACcaagacataaaataaatgtgtgggtACCACAGAATCATATATAACCTTCCTATAAATTGAGTATAGATCCCCAGTGCTGTCAGACTCATCATACATGCTACTATAAACATATTTGGGATGTTTTAGGACTCAGTAACCTTTGAGGATGTAGCTGTGAGCTTCACCCTGGAAGAGTGGGCTTTACTGGATTCTTCACAAAAGAAACTCTACAGAGATGTGATGCGGGAAACCTTCAGAAACCTTTCCTCAATAGGTAAAGATGATGACATTCGTTCTTAACTTTGGCAATTAGAGTACAAGTATTTCTTCCCATTGATCTTGTTCTGTGGAAAAAGAGTACATTAGTAAGCTAATCTCATCATAGACCTAAAATCTACTAATTTTTCTGTGATGTCTGATtacttggaattatttttctctgtattttagggaaaaaatggaaagaccatGACACTGAAGATAGGGACAATAACCAGGAGAGAAAACTAAGGTGAGTCACACAATAGATAGGATGCTCATGTCGGATACTGCtatattatagatttttaaaaaccaaattattCAAATTTATCCTTACATTTTTTTGGTCTTGAAAGTATTTACTAAATGTGACAtaaggtgggcagcccaggtggctcagtggtttagtgctgccttcggcccagggcctgatcctgaagacccaggatcgagtcccacgttgggctccttgcatggagcctacttctccctctacccgtgtctctgccccccccatgaataaataaataaaatctcatgaataaataaataaataaatgtgacatAATGTGTCCATTTTGGAAACAACGTAAAGAAACCTCATATATTAATCATCTCCGTTTACATAATAGCTGTGGTCAAGTCCACTTTATGGAGTATATagtattttaacttttcaaaCGATTCAGAAAGGGTAGGAAACCTTCATTttgctaaaaattataaaataattctaatatccTAATATTAATTactaagaaataattaataaaatatttgtttttttttacagaagtaatGTGGTAGAAAAACCTTGTGAAAGCAAAGAGGGTCATCAGAGTGGAGAAACCATCAGCCAGACTCCAGATCTTAATCTGAACAAGAAAAGTCCTGGAGTAAAACCACCTGAAGGTCACCAGTGTGGAGACACCATCACCCAAATTCCAGATCTTAATCTCAACAAGAAAAGTTCTTCTGGAGTAAAACCACCTGAAGGTCGTCAGTGTGGAGAAACCATCACCCAGATTCCAGGTATTAATCTGAACAAGAAAACACCTTCTGGACTAAAACCATGTGAATGTAGCGTGTGTGGAAAAGTCTTTGTGCGTCACTCATCCCTTAATAGGCACATCAGATCTCACACTGGACACAAGCCGTATGAGTATCACGAGTATGAAGAGAAGCCATATAAGtgcaaggaatgtgggaaagccttcagttACCGCAAATCTGTTCACAGACACGAAAGGactcacactggagaaaaaccctatgaatgtcaggaatgtgggaaagctttcacGTGGCTCACAACTTTTCGAAGACACATGATAACTCACACAGGAGATGGACCTtataaatgtaaggaatgtgggaaagcttttaGTTGTTCAACTTCATTGCGAACACATGAAAGgactcacactggagagaaaccctatcaGTGTCAACAGTGTGGTAAATCCCTCAGATCCCCACTGGGTTTACGAATACATGAAAGAaatcacactggagagaaaccctatgaatgtaagcaGTGTGGGAAAGCCCTCAGTTGCCCCAGTTCCTTTCGAAGACATGAAAGGACTCACACTGCAGAGAAGCAGTATGAATGTAAACAATGTGAGAAAACGTTCAGTTCTCCTCTAGGTTTGCGAATACATGAAagaattcacacaggagagaaaccttacgaatgtaaagaatgtgggaaagccttcattTCTCTGTCAAGCATTCGGACACACATGATAACACACACTGGAGATGGACCTtataaatgtaaggaatgtgggaaagccttcattTGTCCCAGTTCCTTTCGATCACATGAAAGGACGCACAccggagagaaaccctatgaatgtaaacAGTGTGGTAAAACCTTCAGTTGGCCCAGTTCCTTTCGAATACATGAAagaactcacactggagagaaaccttatgaatgtaaggaatgtggcaaAACCTTCATTTATCGCACAACCTTTCAGGGACACATGAGAAagcacactggagagaagccctataaatgtaaagaatgtgggaaagcctttattTCTCCGTCAAGTGTTCGAACACACATGATCATGCACACTGGAGATGGGCCTTATAAATGTAAGGAATGCGGGAAAGCCTTCAATTTTCCCAGTTCATTTCGAATACATGAGAgaactcacacaggagagaagcctTATGAATGTAAACAATGTGGTAGAGCCTTCAGTTGTTACACATCCTTTCGAACACATGAAAAaactcacactggagaaaaaccctatgaatgtaaggaatgtggaaaagccttcattTATCGCACTACCTTTCGAGGACATGTGAGAAtgcacactggagagaaaccatacaaatgtaaagaatgtgggaaagccttcagtcGCCCCAATTCATTTCGAAGGCATGAAAGATCTCATACTGAATAGAAACCTTTTGAATGTAAGCAGTGTGGGTAAACATCAATTGACCTTCATCCTTACATGTAAAAACCCCCATTGGAAAGAAATCTAATATAAGCAAGCCTGATACATGGATTCATGTATAATGCTCCAGAAAACTGTAAATGAAAGAATCATTATAAAAGTTATAGATATATTGTCTTTATCAGTGCCTCATTCTTAAAGTGGATCTTTGGACTGTGGATATTTTACtacttatctttcaaaaatgaacatTGAGGTGAGATAATTCTGTAAGTACTCTATTACTGTTTAAAGGCTAATAGATGTTTGTTTTCTCCTTAAatcagttaatatttttctttttccattttggaGTTTGTTTGACCATGGGTGAATTGAAGTGGTTTCTAAATGTGCAAGtaggtttaatttttatttaatgtcttaTTTGAATTATCAATGAATGACACTTTAGTATTTGTTGGGATTTTCCTACTGGCCTTCTGTGTCAGCTACTGGATATCTTTTACCCATCATATATTCCATCTTTCTTAGGAGAAAATCAATTCTTGTTTTGGCTTAAAAGAGCCTTATTCTGTTTTCCTTGCTAATAAAAAGATGGTATAAATCTGTAAATATGCAAAGTTTATTATGAAGTATAGTCTGATcaattatttccatcttttgcCCTTTGCCATTCCTTCTGGCTAGGATTTGAATAATTAACTTTGCATTAAGACAAACCAATTATCggataataaaatatagaattggAGGTGGCTCTCCTAAATTGTGTTTCGTCACTTGGGTAATGTAATATATTCTAGAATCTGTTTCCTTTGTGATTCTATGTTAGTATTTACCTGAAGCCTCACTTGCATGAGATTTGGAAGGCAGCAGTACTGGAGGAATTAGGTTTCAGAGCCaccatacagagagagacagctgCGTAGGAGCTTTGAGGATACCTGCTTGCAGCTTATTTTCCTGATCCCTTGCCCTGCCAATTACAAGCATCCTCAGAACAATTAACTGCTCAACTTCCATTTCTCAGAAGTGTAGGTTTCCACACATACCTTCACAAGTTTACATCAAAGATCCATGACAGTTTGTATTTTCCTGCAAGCCCTCATGTGTCTACCAGGCAACTAATTTGAACTTCATGGTTGTTCAGACTCCCCTCTCTTCTATACTGTATTCATATTTAAGGTCTAATTTGTGTAGTAAACACCTTGTTCTGGTAAGACTGTTAGTAACCATGTATTCCTGATTCCACTATGCTAGCTACAATGATGCAGTCCACAAGAACCATATTGGACTTTGTTCCTCTGCTGGGCTATGCAGCCACTGTTCTGACCCTGTCTTTCCCTATGAGAACTGGTACCTTCCTCATATCAGGCAGATTATGAATGTTTCCCTTTGCTCACAGCTCTGCATAATTCCTCAGTATGTTTTCAGGTATGTTTGATTGTATGTGATTAAAAGtaatgcatttgtcaaaatcctctgtaatcatttcttaaaacattttattaactgttttaataCAATTTATATGCTAATATATACAGAGTTTCTCCTTTCCTAAGAGTATATATTAAATCCCATTGTAATTACGAATTTTCAGATCAGTTTTGTAATTTTGTCAAGTTAAGCATACATTGTCAATATTACCTTGCATATCCATGTTGAgttacttttcattcttttatatgtacaATCTCTGTCATGAAACTTCTCATTTGGTCAGTGTCATCTGGCTAGACAAAACCCACTAGGTTCATACCAGCAGTCAGCAGTGGTGTGATGAATTGTAATATGaactggcacctgggtggtttagttggttgagtatctttctctcaattttggctccaggctgtgagtttgaaccccatgttgggctccatgctgggcatggagcttgcttaaaaaaaaaaagaatgcaaacccTGAATGATTGGATTTATCAGTAAGAGGGTATTTATTAAAAGGACTTACATAACTTGGGTTTTTGCTAGGTGATTTGATTGCTATTCAGTAAAAGCAAGAAATTTCTGGAGGTGTTGGATGCTTTGTGGaggtgagctttttttttaataatttattttttattggtgttcaatttgtcaacatatagaataacacccagtgctcatcctgtcaagtgcccatgTGGAGGTGAGCTTAATTCTACCATTGTTTTTACCTTCTAGAAAATGATTACCAGTGTAGTGGGGCTAAGCCTAATTCATAAGCTCCAGTCAGTTATATTATTAAAAGGagaattttagtaatttttgtgATTTGGAATGGACTCTTTTCCATTTTGAGAGATGTGGTTACAAAATACCCTTATTTTTGTCTTGATCCATCATGATCACCAAATTGCTTTAtttgatgatggaaatgtttggTATTTTTCTCTCCAGCACAAATGAGACTTCACAAGGACAGTGCCAGTCCCCTAAGAACAGCTGTTGCCCTTCCTACTCTTATCTAAACATCAGTATATTTCCTACAATAAGCTGATGGCCACTGTTTACCTCAGTATCTCAGTGAAAATGTGTAAACTTACTTCCTAGTAAACTATGTTTAGTACCTCCTTTTTGGTGTCATTGAGCCTGTAAGTTTAGGTAAGTTAGGTAAATTTACATTAGCCTGTAAATTGAGAGAACAAAATctagcaaaggagaaaaacagaattactatTCCAATCAAGCCTTTCTTGCTCAGAGactactcttttttaaattatttttttatttttaaaaaggattacttatttgagagagaagagagagcacgagggagagggagaagtggggtttgatcccaggacccatgacatgagcagaaggcaaacacCCATCcaaccgagccacctaggcatctattttgttttgtttaatattttgagagcAAGCAGGCACCagcaggagaagggcagagggagagggagaagcagactactctactgagcaggaagcccacttggggctcaatcccaggactccccaagttgaaggcagatgtttaactgtgCCACGTAAGTGCCCCTCAGGGACTATTCTTGATGCTAATTTTTGAACATCCCTTACTTGTCAGGCACCATAATACTCAAAACATACCCAGTGTAGCAAAAATAAAGTCCGTATAGGATTTCAATTTAGGGGCATTAAACACACATGTTCTTGCACTCCTGGTGCTCATAGATTTGTGAGCAAGAGAGATGGTTAACAAATAGTAAAATGTTGGATAATAAGATGGAAGTAAGGGCTTTGAAGGAAAGTAGGCAATGACATGAAATAATAGGCTGGGATTGTGCATATCTATGAGGATAGGAGCCTTGGTGAGTGAGGATGTCCCTACTGACCACTTGAATTTCCACCATGCAATAGATCTTAAACACTTTCAGGAACAACTTGGGGTGTGAAAGTAAACAGAGGACAGTAGAAATGAAGTCCTCCATCCCTGTGATTAACAGTATTCATCTTTTTTGTGGTTTTCTCTATGTAATATGTGATCATGAGTTTGGACCTGGATATCTGGGACTTGAGACTTGTCACTGATTTGGGTCACAGATATTTGTGGTATTTCTTCACGTTTAACATCATTTGAGAGCATTTCAATTTACCTGTATTTACAGTTAAATTTTGCTTCTATACTAACTGCATATTATAAACCCTCATTAAACCCTGGAGTCTCTCCCAGTTTGAAAAAAGGTTATGATGATCTGCACTGTTCTAGCCTACCCAAAGTTTATTCTGTGAAGAGAGTGGTATTACACAAGTCTATTGTGATTTCCCAGTGGAAACACCAAAAATAGCTATGACTGTTTAGAAGGCAGTTATCTAAGGAATAATTAAGGAAAGCTGCAGGCACAAAGTATCATTTTGagtaatattctaattttatgtaaaaatgtggGAAATAATGTCTTTCTGTAAGGAGTAATTGgaagctttttgtttcattgatccaCCATAGCTCCATAATCCACCTTACTGTCCACAGGTGTCATTTCTATATGCTTACACTTTCAGCACATTACGGACCAGAAGAATATAAAAGTAACCACTTGGCATTTTATTAAAGAGCCAAGGGAAGATAATCCTGTTCATTTTTTAGtacttaattacattttctcagCACCTTGGCAGTAATTTCATGCTTATTCTTTCATTGGATGCTTCACCAGGCATTCCTTCCATCTTACAAAAGAGAAACTTGAGCACAAAAAGAGTCCAAACTCACAGAGCTCTTAGGTATGGAGGCCTAATGTGTGCcacctatttatttatctttttaaaatatttttatttatttattcatgagagacacagagaaagagagaagcagagacacaggcagagagagaagcaggctccatgcagggagcctgacgtgggactcgatcctggaactccagggtcacgtcctgggccaaaggcaggcgctaaaccgctgagccacccagggatcctcctgtGCCACCTATTTAACTGAGCATTGTCAAAATTTTAAACTCAGAAGATCACTGcaaaaaaatttcacttttacaaattttttgaaaattcacaACTATGCTTTATATAGTATGTGTGTACATACTCAAAATGATTAATAGAAAGCAATAAACATGCTTTATGCTGGGAGAGTATTAAATTTTGCTGAACCCTGTCATGTGTGCAACTCTTCTTTCCACCACACTGGGATATTACTTAGGAAGAACTAAAGGACAGATGAAGGAGGACTCAGGCCTTTTCTTACAATCCCATCTGCACCTAGAGTAAATTGAGTGGGAGGGCTCTCAGGATCTAAGACTCTTCAGTCAGACCTTTGAAATAATGTGGTTCTGAAACATAAGGGTATACCCTGCAGTTATCTCCAAGTGCCATCTGTCTGAGGACATCCTAACTCATAAGCCTCAGTATCCTATCCTTCCATTGCCATCTTGAGGCCATTTATAGCTCACAGGCTGACTTTGCCTGCTGCTTACTGGAAAGCATCTTTAGAAATTCACACCATAGAGGCCTCCTCATGAAAAGATATTGGTACCTacaggacagagaaaaaaaaatgggtattcTGGCCTATCTCACCTACAAGTCAAAGTGTGTTACCCTGTCCTCCGAATGATATTCTGGAGGAGGTCACCCCTTTTCAAGACTCGGCCATTTGGGGAGTCCCTAGGGAATGAATGACTAGGAGAGTTCATATACTTTATGGACCCTGTGCCACCACCCTACCTGATGAAGTCAAATGCAGAAATACTGTTTCCAGATCAAATAGGCCCTCCCTGATCAAAGACTGTACCAAGCTCAGCTCAGTTACTCAAATCCCAGGCAATGGGATAAAGAACTCTAGGAATATTTTGAATCACAAGTATATGTACATACAAATCAAGGTCCCTCCTAACTGTACATATTAAACTTCAAACTCCAGAGGCTTATTTCAATACTCAGGGCGATAAGTTAACTCAAATTTCTGAGACTCCTACATCTCAGACATACTATAAACCTTGGCCCTGTGTGCCCATGAAATAAAAAACCATGGAGGGACCTCTACTCTAAAGCTCTAGCCAGAATGGAAAGGACTTCCCCCGACATGGCAAACGTAGTGACTGACCAATGCACCTGTTGTGAAAAATCACAGACAGCACTGGGAATATAAACAATGGACAGAATTCCCAGGCCAAGAAGGGGGTTTTAGCTGATGGAAAATAGACTTTATAGAGCCCCTTATCCCCTATGCTGGGCTACTTGATATGATCAGACCATGTCATATTAGTAGGGACATGACTCACCCTATCAAACATGCCACTGAAGAAACCAAAATGCAAGGACTAAGACATTCTAGACATTGATGTGATCaattcatttctcaaaaaaatataaatgcacacTGGGTTCCTGAAAAAGGCATTCATTGGAGCTTGCTTCATAAGCCAAGCCTTCATAGAAGCCAGAATGGCTTACTTAGACAAACCTTGCTATCTTCCAAATAGGTCTTCCTGTTGTTCGAGGCATTAGACTCAACCCTCAG
This window of the Canis lupus dingo isolate Sandy chromosome 20, ASM325472v2, whole genome shotgun sequence genome carries:
- the LOC112666554 gene encoding zinc finger protein 709-like isoform X2, whose protein sequence is MDSVTFEDVAVSFTLEEWALLDSSQKKLYRDVMRETFRNLSSIGKKWKDHDTEDRDNNQERKLRSNVVEKPCESKEGHQSGETISQTPDLNLNKKSPGVKPPEGHQCGDTITQIPDLNLNKKSSSGVKPPEGRQCGETITQIPGINLNKKTPSGLKPCECSVCGKVFVRHSSLNRHIRSHTGHKPYEYHEYEEKPYKCKECGKAFSYRKSVHRHERTHTGEKPYECQECGKAFTWLTTFRRHMITHTGDGPYKCKECGKAFSCSTSLRTHERTHTGEKPYQCQQCGKSLRSPLGLRIHERNHTGEKPYECKQCGKALSCPSSFRRHERTHTAEKQYECKQCEKTFSSPLGLRIHERIHTGEKPYECKECGKAFISLSSIRTHMITHTGDGPYKCKECGKAFICPSSFRSHERTHTGEKPYECKQCGKTFSWPSSFRIHERTHTGEKPYECKECGKTFIYRTTFQGHMRKHTGEKPYKCKECGKAFISPSSVRTHMIMHTGDGPYKCKECGKAFNFPSSFRIHERTHTGEKPYECKQCGRAFSCYTSFRTHEKTHTGEKPYECKECGKAFIYRTTFRGHVRMHTGEKPYKCKECGKAFSRPNSFRRHERSHTE
- the LOC112666554 gene encoding zinc finger protein 709-like isoform X1, translated to MDSVTFEDVAVSFTLEEWALLDSSQKKLYRDVMRETFRNLSSIGKKWKDHDTEDRDNNQERKLRSNVVEKPCESKEGHQSGETISQTPDLNLNKKSPGVKPPEGHQCGDTITQIPDLNLNKKSSSGVKPPEGRQCGETITQIPGINLNKKTPSGLKPCECSVCGKVFVRHSSLNRHIRSHTGHKPYEYHEYEEKPYKCKECGKAFSYRKSVHRHERTHTGEKPYECQECGKAFTWLTTFRRHMITHTGDGPYKCKECGKAFSCSTSLRTHERTHTGEKPYQCQQCGKSLRSPLGLRIHERNHTGEKPYECKQCGKALSCPSSFRRHERTHTAEKQYECKQCEKTFSSPLGLRIHERIHTGEKPYECKECGKAFISLSSIRTHMITHTGDGPYKCKECGKAFICPSSFRSHERTHTGEKPYECKQCGKTFSWPSSFRIHERTHTGEKPYECKECGKTFIYRTTFQGHMRKHTGEKPYKCKECGKAFISPSSVRTHMIMHTGDGPYKCKECGKAFNFPSSFRIHERTHTGEKPYECKQCGRAFSCYTSFRTHEKTHTGEKPYECKECGKAFIYRTTFRGHVRMHTGEKPYKCKECGKAFSRPNSFRRHERSHTE